A genomic segment from Legionella micdadei encodes:
- a CDS encoding alpha/beta hydrolase family protein yields MTAKPISFENQEGLLLQGILEISEKSTDSYAIFAHCFTCSKNSLAASRISRALARKGINVLRFDFTGLGDSSGNFSETNFTTNINDLTAAFRFLQEQFCAPKILIGHSLGGAAVLASLNHLPQIDVTVTIGAPAYAKHVTQNFNDKLSEIIRQGKTEVTLGGKQLTLTRQFLDDLARYHSLSFLRKIKTALLICHSPLDEIVAIENAQEIFKAAKHPKSFLSLGDADHLISKQVDANLLADVIAAWSTRWVKSD; encoded by the coding sequence ATGACTGCAAAGCCCATTTCTTTTGAAAATCAAGAGGGACTCTTACTTCAAGGAATCCTGGAAATCTCAGAAAAAAGCACTGATAGTTATGCTATATTTGCACACTGCTTTACTTGCTCTAAAAACTCTTTAGCTGCCTCCCGAATCAGCCGCGCTTTAGCAAGAAAAGGGATTAACGTTTTACGCTTTGACTTTACTGGACTGGGAGATAGTAGCGGAAACTTCTCTGAGACCAACTTTACTACAAACATTAATGATTTAACGGCTGCTTTCCGTTTTCTGCAAGAACAGTTTTGTGCGCCTAAGATTCTTATCGGCCATAGTTTAGGGGGTGCTGCTGTTTTGGCTTCACTTAATCACCTACCCCAAATTGATGTCACAGTTACCATTGGTGCCCCTGCTTACGCGAAGCATGTTACCCAAAATTTTAATGATAAATTATCCGAAATAATACGGCAGGGTAAAACAGAAGTTACCCTAGGGGGAAAACAACTTACGCTCACTAGACAATTTCTTGACGACTTAGCCCGTTACCACTCCCTCTCATTTTTAAGAAAAATCAAAACAGCATTGCTTATTTGCCACTCACCCCTGGATGAAATTGTAGCCATAGAAAACGCACAGGAAATTTTTAAAGCCGCGAAACATCCAAAATCTTTCCTATCTTTGGGTGATGCCGATCATTTAATTAGTAAGCAAGTTGATGCTAACCTTTTGGCTGATGTGATTGCTGCGTGGAGCACTCGTTGGGTTAAATCAGACTAA
- a CDS encoding substrate-binding periplasmic protein: MLRRLFLILFAYLFVPQLHAATESIRIAHRNNYPPFVYVKNGKSEGLMVDILREVAAKQKINIKFVPVPFAQVQKTLVDGQAEAIMPLAITAERRKIYDFSSPLVSTGGALFVKSPEPAPTNLARLAGKIVVTPKTGPFASYIQETAPDINLVITENYERSFDYILSGKADAAALNFQVGKTMIKKNFSGKVTVPRKMFTEFPLAVALKKGEHPGFLRRLNAGLSALRADGTLQWLYKKWKVR, from the coding sequence ATGCTCAGACGCCTATTTCTTATCTTATTTGCTTACCTGTTTGTCCCGCAACTTCATGCTGCAACAGAATCCATACGCATTGCACATCGAAATAATTACCCGCCATTTGTTTATGTAAAAAACGGTAAATCAGAAGGCCTCATGGTGGATATTCTTAGGGAAGTAGCCGCAAAGCAAAAAATTAACATTAAATTTGTACCGGTTCCTTTTGCACAAGTACAAAAGACGCTGGTCGATGGGCAAGCTGAAGCAATCATGCCTTTAGCAATTACTGCAGAAAGACGAAAAATCTATGACTTTAGTAGTCCGTTAGTGAGCACTGGCGGTGCTCTTTTTGTCAAATCACCCGAACCTGCACCCACCAACCTTGCCCGATTAGCAGGCAAGATTGTTGTTACTCCAAAAACTGGACCTTTTGCCAGCTATATTCAGGAAACAGCGCCAGATATTAATCTTGTTATTACAGAAAATTATGAGAGAAGTTTCGATTATATTCTCAGCGGAAAAGCCGATGCTGCAGCACTGAATTTCCAAGTAGGAAAGACAATGATTAAGAAAAATTTCTCTGGTAAAGTGACTGTTCCCCGAAAAATGTTCACAGAGTTTCCACTTGCGGTAGCATTAAAAAAAGGAGAACATCCCGGATTCTTGCGTCGCTTAAATGCAGGTTTATCGGCACTACGCGCTGACGGTACTTTGCAATGGCTCTATAAAAAATGGAAGGTACGCTAA
- a CDS encoding YncE family protein yields the protein MRVKETIFFLGGILLITLVLVDVFKIKRPLSFTRSEAAGVKETATPADGVKSPATIPAINIYANANTGMFSDATKGALPRVYVPNSGDGTVSVIDPSTYKVVDTFKTGTLPQHVVPSYDLKTLWVLNNESNTVTPINPATAKPGKAIHVTDPYNLYFTPDGQFAIVVCEAHRQLEFHDPHTMKLVEIMPVKCKGLNHMDFTQDNRYGVVTCEFSGQLMKFDVVKHKVIGYLSLGTRKTSMPQDIRLSPDGLTFYVADMLRDGVVLIDAGNFREIGFIPTGIGTHAVYPSRDGKYFYVSNRGCHHLNCPPHGPGNITVIDPKTQTIATTWPIPGGGSPDMGNVNGNGTELWLSGRYDSEVYVFNTANGALTHRIKVGDGPHGLTVWPQPGQFSLGHTGNMR from the coding sequence ACGTTCAGAAGCGGCTGGGGTTAAAGAAACCGCAACTCCGGCTGATGGAGTTAAATCGCCAGCAACAATCCCTGCTATTAATATCTACGCCAATGCAAATACCGGAATGTTTAGTGATGCGACAAAAGGGGCGCTTCCTCGTGTCTATGTTCCCAATAGTGGGGACGGGACTGTTTCCGTCATTGATCCCTCCACTTACAAGGTGGTCGACACCTTTAAAACCGGCACACTTCCTCAGCATGTTGTTCCGTCTTATGATCTCAAGACCCTATGGGTGCTCAATAATGAATCCAACACGGTAACCCCAATTAATCCCGCTACAGCTAAACCGGGAAAAGCCATTCATGTTACCGATCCTTATAACCTCTATTTCACGCCCGATGGCCAGTTCGCAATCGTCGTTTGTGAAGCGCACCGCCAGTTGGAATTTCACGATCCTCACACAATGAAGTTAGTGGAAATAATGCCGGTTAAGTGTAAAGGGTTAAACCATATGGATTTTACCCAAGATAATCGTTATGGCGTAGTTACATGTGAATTTTCAGGCCAATTGATGAAATTTGATGTCGTAAAACACAAAGTTATCGGTTATTTATCATTAGGCACACGCAAAACCAGCATGCCACAAGATATTCGCCTCTCTCCAGATGGGCTTACCTTTTACGTGGCTGACATGCTGCGTGATGGAGTCGTACTGATTGATGCTGGCAATTTCCGTGAAATAGGATTTATCCCGACAGGCATCGGGACTCATGCCGTTTACCCAAGTCGCGACGGCAAGTATTTTTATGTGTCTAATCGTGGTTGTCATCATTTGAATTGTCCGCCGCATGGACCAGGTAATATCACCGTGATTGACCCCAAAACACAAACTATAGCCACCACTTGGCCTATACCTGGTGGTGGCAGCCCAGATATGGGGAATGTGAATGGCAATGGGACAGAACTTTGGCTCTCGGGCCGCTATGACAGTGAGGTTTATGTATTTAACACCGCAAATGGAGCGCTCACTCACCGTATTAAGGTCGGAGATGGCCCGCACGGCCTTACTGTCTGGCCGCAACCAGGACAATTTTCGCTGGGGCACACAGGGAATATGCGTTAA